Proteins encoded by one window of Aphis gossypii isolate Hap1 chromosome X, ASM2018417v2, whole genome shotgun sequence:
- the LOC114129605 gene encoding uncharacterized protein LOC114129605 yields the protein MPVTGNNIFMLEVIVYRLTLTDQIQMRNTCPVCVCFQFPGLVELMVCEGGFCSDGRVGGGEIVMTNGKSCLFAISNADLCRVARDFRALISVNRRVVGEQQLRYVAQTHLEFDRTFTDVILNPNQVERFRKLKRVLPLYDNGRPNPVGSIELFVRLTSQGDLVVTHFNRAPDSNNYQYKSVPVEMSTINYSERKPHDSKRICKHKTSCKNKRPKCRQGNHCGEPRRGPKVPETETTLICEKEMRQANCVLTMLEKLKTLYNEMETTPLMNSSEFDTEKTDRGKPCMFDLNCPAARCPFRESKKANEFVGHLVNGTYPENEQSPNNLLENREIVDDADLFVINVGLVDPCRVIAPLKYKDGCSQCFETDF from the exons ATGCCGGTCAccggaaataatatattcatgttGGAGGTGATTGTATACCGCTTGACTTTAACGGACCAGATCCAAATGCGCAATACATGTCCGGTGTGCGTGTGTTTCCAATTCCCAGGTCTGGTTGAATTGATGGTATGCGAGGGTGGCTTTTGCTCCGACGGCAGGGTTGGCGGTGGTGAAATAGTGATGACCAACGGCAAGTCATGCTTGTTCGCGATCAGCAACGCGGACCTTTGTCGGGTGGCTCGGGACTTTCGCGCACTCATCAGCGTGAACAGGCGAGTAGTTGGTGAACAGCAATTGCGATATGTCGCACAAACCCATCTCGAGTTTGACCGGACGTTTACCGATGTCATACTGAACCCCAATCAGGTTGAGAGGTTCCGGAAACTGAAACGG GTCTTGCCATTGTACGATAATGGCCGTCCGAATCCTGTGGGCAGCATAGAACTCTTCGTTCGTTTGACTTCACAAGGTGATTTAGTGGTAACTCATTTCAATCGTGCTCCGGATAGCAATAACTATCAGTATAAATCGGTTCCTGTTGAAATGTCCACGATAAATTATTCCGAAAGAAAACCTCACGACTCAAAGAGAATATGCAAACACAAAACTTCGTGCAAAAATAAACGACCTAAGTGCAGACAAGGTAATCACTGTGGAGAACCACGGCGAGGCCCAAAGGTTCCGGAAACAGAAACAA CTTTGATTTGCGAAAAAGAAATGAGACAAGCAAACTGTGTGTTGACGatgttagaaaaattaaaaactttgtaCAATGAGATGGAAACAACTCCGCTCATGAACAGTAGCGAGTTTGATACCGAAAAAACGGACCGGGGAAAACCGTGCATGTTTGATCTAAATTGTCCAGCCGCTCGTTGTCCGTTTAGGGAAAGCAAAAAGGCAAACGAGTTCGTCGGTCATCTGGTTAATGGCACCTATCCCGAAAACGAACAGTCTCCCAATAATTTGTTGGAAAACCGTGAAATCGTAGACGACGCGGATTTGTTCGTTATAAACGTAGGTCTGGTAGACCCATGCAGGGTGATCGCACCACTAAAGTACAAAGACGGCTGTTCGCAGTGTTTTGAAACGgacttttaa